From one Variovorax sp. PBL-H6 genomic stretch:
- a CDS encoding SDR family oxidoreductase: MPSNQDTSSQDTSEVAEQHRKVQREQDAKDRKAGGPEPSKKAVQAGHRPEPENPMPAQHLQKPGLEAEMDLQPRFQASGYLGSGKLDGMVALVTGGDSGIGRAVALLYAREGADVAIVYLEDEQVDAEETRRCIHEEGRHCVLIPGDVRDPEFCRRAVKETIDAFGKLDILVNNAAFQLHATDIEDITDERMDLTFKTNIYGYFQMARAAVPHLPRGGSIINTGSVTGLEGSAHLLDYSTTKGAIHAFTKSLASNLVDKGIRVNAVAPGPVWTPLNPADRSGEEVQSFGKQTDMKRPAQPEELSPAYVFLAAPACSSYITGIVLPVTGSVGAV, translated from the coding sequence ATGCCTTCCAACCAGGACACTTCCTCGCAGGACACCAGCGAGGTCGCAGAGCAGCATCGCAAGGTGCAGCGCGAACAGGACGCCAAGGACCGCAAGGCCGGCGGTCCCGAACCCAGCAAGAAGGCGGTGCAGGCCGGCCACCGCCCCGAGCCTGAGAACCCCATGCCGGCCCAGCACCTGCAGAAGCCGGGACTCGAGGCCGAGATGGACCTGCAACCGCGCTTCCAGGCTTCGGGCTATCTTGGCAGCGGCAAGCTCGACGGCATGGTGGCGCTGGTGACCGGCGGCGACTCCGGCATCGGGCGCGCCGTGGCGCTGCTCTACGCGCGCGAAGGGGCCGACGTGGCCATCGTCTACCTGGAAGACGAGCAGGTCGATGCCGAGGAAACGCGGCGCTGCATCCATGAAGAAGGCCGCCACTGCGTGCTGATCCCGGGCGACGTGCGCGATCCGGAGTTCTGCCGGCGCGCGGTGAAGGAAACGATCGATGCGTTCGGCAAGCTCGACATCCTGGTCAACAACGCCGCCTTCCAGCTGCATGCAACCGACATCGAGGACATCACGGACGAGCGGATGGACCTCACCTTCAAGACCAACATCTACGGCTACTTCCAGATGGCGCGCGCCGCCGTGCCGCACCTGCCGCGCGGCGGCTCCATCATCAACACCGGCTCCGTGACCGGGCTCGAAGGCAGCGCGCACCTGCTGGACTATTCGACCACCAAGGGCGCAATCCATGCCTTCACCAAGTCGCTGGCCAGCAACCTGGTGGACAAGGGCATCCGCGTCAATGCGGTGGCGCCGGGCCCGGTGTGGACGCCGCTCAACCCGGCCGACCGCTCGGGCGAGGAGGTGCAGAGCTTCGGCAAGCAGACCGACATGAAACGGCCGGCGCAGCCCGAAGAACTGTCGCCCGCCTACGTGTTCCTCGCAGCGCCCGCGTGCTCGAGCTACATCACCGGCATCGTGCTGCCGGTCACCGGGAGCGTTGGCGCGGTGTAG
- a CDS encoding pirin family protein, translated as MSVARKNIMSAAGPIVRLEALGFPWKTIDPFLFCAYHDDAYPRANAQMGPEASLAGRDLGQDFSRTDGWSMYHGNPVPGFPGHPHRGFETVTIVRKGLIDHSDSLGASARFGGGDVQWLTAGHGIVHAEMFPLLDRAQPNPLELFQIWLNLPARSKLAQPHFTMFWAEDVPRFTAMDGEGRSTEVASIAGRLPPIEGEPGAGGPLAPPPDSWAAQPDADVAIWTLKMEPHACWVLPAATGQGTRRSLYFFKGRSVSVAGHKVDHHAAIELRADARVELVNGDEESEFLVLQGRPIGEPVAQYGPFVMNTQAEIAQAMDDYRRTQFGGWPWADMAPVHGRDPARFARHPDGSEERPELPVGVLARG; from the coding sequence ATGTCTGTCGCACGAAAGAACATCATGAGCGCCGCCGGCCCCATCGTCCGTCTCGAAGCCCTCGGCTTCCCCTGGAAGACCATCGACCCGTTCCTGTTCTGCGCCTACCACGACGACGCCTACCCGCGCGCGAACGCGCAGATGGGTCCTGAAGCCTCGCTGGCCGGCCGCGATCTCGGCCAGGATTTCAGCCGCACGGATGGCTGGAGCATGTACCACGGCAACCCGGTGCCGGGCTTTCCGGGGCATCCGCATCGCGGCTTCGAGACGGTGACCATCGTGCGCAAGGGCCTCATCGATCATTCCGATTCGCTGGGTGCAAGCGCGCGCTTCGGTGGCGGGGATGTTCAATGGCTCACGGCCGGCCACGGCATCGTGCACGCGGAAATGTTCCCGCTGCTCGACCGGGCCCAGCCCAATCCGCTGGAGCTGTTCCAGATCTGGCTCAACCTGCCGGCGCGCAGCAAGTTGGCGCAGCCCCACTTCACGATGTTCTGGGCCGAGGACGTTCCGCGCTTCACCGCAATGGACGGCGAGGGCCGCTCGACCGAGGTGGCCAGCATCGCCGGGCGCCTCCCGCCCATCGAAGGGGAACCGGGCGCCGGCGGGCCGCTGGCACCACCGCCCGACTCGTGGGCCGCACAGCCCGACGCCGATGTCGCCATCTGGACCCTGAAGATGGAGCCCCACGCCTGCTGGGTGCTGCCCGCAGCGACGGGCCAGGGCACGCGGCGCAGCCTGTACTTCTTCAAGGGCCGCTCGGTCAGCGTGGCGGGGCACAAGGTCGATCATCACGCCGCGATCGAGCTGCGCGCCGATGCGCGGGTGGAGCTCGTCAATGGCGACGAAGAGAGCGAGTTCCTGGTGTTGCAGGGCCGCCCGATCGGTGAACCAGTGGCGCAGTACGGTCCCTTCGTGATGAACACGCAGGCCGAAATAGCGCAAGCCATGGACGACTACCGCCGCACCCAGTTCGGCGGCTGGCCCTGGGCCGACATGGCGCCGGTGCATGGGCGCGATCCGGCGCGCTTTGCACGGCATCCGGACGGCAGCGAGGAACGGCCCGAGCTGCCGGTGGGCGTGCTCGCCCGCGGCTGA
- a CDS encoding CinA family protein, which translates to MDNTDGNGAGKAAAQYLHEHELVLVTAESCTAGLIASRLASAPGAGRVLESAFVVYDPKAKHRYLGVKNATLERFNLTSEPVAVEMARGALSQSDANLAIANTGVADDTDAAVPSGTQCFAWAFRDGSRTQIFTETKRFPGERNEIREAAADYALERIAHYHRRFKA; encoded by the coding sequence ATGGACAACACGGACGGCAATGGCGCAGGCAAGGCCGCCGCGCAGTACCTGCACGAGCACGAGTTGGTGCTGGTGACGGCCGAATCCTGCACCGCGGGACTGATCGCCTCGCGCCTGGCGTCGGCGCCGGGCGCGGGGCGGGTGCTGGAGTCGGCCTTCGTGGTCTACGACCCGAAGGCCAAGCACCGCTACCTGGGCGTGAAGAACGCGACGCTGGAGCGCTTCAATCTCACCAGCGAACCGGTGGCGGTGGAGATGGCGCGCGGCGCCCTGTCGCAGAGCGACGCCAACCTGGCGATCGCCAACACCGGCGTAGCCGACGACACCGACGCCGCGGTCCCGTCAGGCACGCAGTGCTTCGCCTGGGCCTTCCGCGATGGCAGCCGAACGCAGATCTTTACCGAAACCAAACGCTTCCCCGGCGAACGCAACGAGATCCGGGAAGCCGCCGCGGACTACGCGCTGGAGCGCATCGCCCACTACCACCGCCGCTTCAAGGCCTGA
- a CDS encoding aldo/keto reductase — MRFNRFGRTGLFVSELCLGTMTFGGEGGMWGQIGRLQQGQVDELVGRALDAGINFIDTANVYADGRSEIMTGQALRNLQVPRENVVVATKVLGETGTKGPNSRGLSRYHILESVQASLKRLQLDHIDLYQVHGFDPATPIEETLRALDTLVQQGLVRYVGVSNWAAWQIAKAQGISERLGLARFESLQAYYTIAGRDLERELVPMLQSEQVGLMVWSPLAGGLLSGKYGRNSQAGQAEQGSRRTTFDFPPVQLDRAWDTIDAMRTIAEAKKVSVAQVALAWLLHQPVVTSVIIGAKRVDQLDDNIAATAVKLSGEELAQLDKVSALPAEYPGWMLERQGGARRQQMGR, encoded by the coding sequence ATGCGATTCAACAGATTCGGCCGCACCGGCCTCTTCGTTTCGGAACTGTGCCTCGGCACCATGACCTTCGGTGGCGAAGGCGGGATGTGGGGCCAGATCGGCCGGCTGCAGCAGGGCCAGGTGGACGAGCTGGTCGGCCGCGCCCTCGATGCCGGCATCAACTTCATCGACACCGCGAACGTGTACGCCGATGGCCGTTCGGAGATCATGACCGGCCAGGCGCTCAGGAACCTCCAGGTCCCGCGCGAGAACGTGGTGGTCGCGACCAAGGTGCTGGGGGAGACCGGCACCAAGGGCCCCAACTCGCGCGGCCTCTCGCGCTATCACATCCTCGAGAGCGTGCAGGCCAGCCTGAAGCGGCTGCAGCTGGATCACATCGACCTCTACCAGGTGCACGGCTTCGACCCGGCCACGCCGATCGAGGAGACCCTGCGCGCCCTCGACACGCTGGTGCAGCAGGGCCTGGTGCGCTACGTGGGCGTGTCGAACTGGGCGGCCTGGCAGATCGCGAAGGCGCAGGGCATCTCCGAACGCCTGGGGCTCGCGCGCTTCGAGTCGCTGCAGGCCTACTACACCATTGCCGGCCGCGACCTGGAGCGCGAGCTGGTGCCGATGCTGCAAAGCGAGCAGGTCGGCCTGATGGTCTGGAGCCCGCTCGCGGGTGGCCTCCTCAGCGGCAAATATGGCCGCAACAGCCAAGCCGGCCAGGCCGAGCAGGGCAGCCGCCGCACCACCTTCGACTTCCCGCCGGTGCAGCTCGATCGCGCCTGGGACACCATCGATGCGATGCGGACCATCGCCGAGGCCAAGAAGGTCTCGGTCGCGCAGGTCGCCCTGGCCTGGTTGCTGCACCAGCCGGTGGTCACCAGCGTGATCATCGGCGCGAAGCGCGTGGACCAGCTGGACGACAACATCGCAGCAACGGCGGTGAAGCTGAGCGGCGAAGAGCTGGCGCAGCTGGACAAGGTGAGTGCGCTGCCGGCGGAGTACCCGGGGTGGATGCTCGAGCGGCAGGGCGGGGCGAGGCGGCAGCAGATGGGGCGGTGA
- a CDS encoding c-type cytochrome, translating to MTTTARRWLKRGALALLILIGIAAAALFAGDRLARQKMERKVDIAVKALPYREDAAAVERGRYLFASRGCVDCHGAQGSGHTFLDDGKGMRIAGPNISPGPGSVVAGYAPEDWVRSIRHGVSRGGRPLMVMPSEDYNRFTDDDLASLVAYVRQLPPTPGGAAVIDLPLPVRAFYGFGLMHDAAAKIDHTLPPAQPVPDGVSAAHGAYVANMCLGCHGAKLAGGKIPGAPPDWPPAARLAAGEDSAMTRYADAEAFARMFKTGNRPDGTPIKVMPFGSLGQMNDTDVRALFLYLKGLPAG from the coding sequence ATGACGACGACGGCCCGGCGTTGGCTCAAGCGCGGCGCGCTGGCGCTGCTCATCCTGATCGGGATCGCCGCCGCGGCGCTCTTCGCGGGCGACCGGCTCGCGCGCCAGAAGATGGAGCGCAAGGTGGATATCGCGGTCAAGGCCCTGCCCTATCGGGAGGATGCGGCGGCCGTCGAGCGCGGACGCTATCTCTTCGCCTCGCGCGGCTGCGTCGACTGCCACGGTGCCCAGGGCAGCGGCCACACGTTCCTCGACGACGGCAAGGGCATGCGCATTGCCGGCCCCAACATCAGCCCGGGCCCGGGCAGCGTGGTGGCCGGCTATGCGCCCGAGGATTGGGTGCGCAGCATTCGCCACGGGGTGAGCCGTGGTGGCCGTCCGCTGATGGTGATGCCCAGCGAGGACTACAACCGCTTCACCGACGACGACCTGGCCTCGCTGGTGGCCTACGTCCGCCAGCTCCCGCCCACGCCGGGCGGCGCCGCCGTGATCGACCTGCCGCTGCCCGTGCGCGCCTTCTACGGTTTCGGCCTCATGCACGATGCCGCCGCCAAGATCGATCACACGCTGCCACCTGCGCAGCCCGTGCCCGACGGCGTGAGCGCTGCGCATGGCGCTTACGTCGCCAACATGTGCCTCGGCTGCCATGGCGCCAAGCTCGCCGGCGGCAAGATCCCGGGCGCGCCGCCCGACTGGCCGCCCGCGGCGCGGCTCGCGGCCGGGGAAGACAGTGCCATGACGCGCTATGCCGATGCCGAGGCCTTCGCGCGCATGTTCAAGACCGGCAACCGGCCCGACGGCACGCCGATCAAGGTCATGCCTTTCGGGTCACTCGGGCAGATGAACGACACGGACGTTCGCGCGCTCTTTCTCTACCTGAAGGGCCTGCCGGCGGGCTGA
- a CDS encoding VOC family protein, with protein sequence MPPDLRLGYLVFEARRPARWGSFCQHMLGLPSPLANADGSLGWQVDDASQRLIVREGPADDLAALGFECADEAALERLLARLRQGRVAVEAADAASREARRVQRLHHCTDPAGNTIELFTGLAPAAQPFASAAFPAGFRTGDLGLGHAVLVSSELEAMEAFYALLGFGVTERLATRVGPMDIRGVFMHCNQRHHSIALFDMPLARRIHHFMLQAERLIDIGIAFERAQRHKVPLSLALGQHPDPDGTFSFYGATPSGFDFEIGAGTQTIDPAGWQPQHTDVTSAWGHKPSLRLQLRMAAGLIARKVSGAPRRAKELA encoded by the coding sequence ATGCCCCCCGATCTCCGCCTCGGCTATCTGGTCTTCGAAGCACGAAGGCCCGCGCGATGGGGGAGCTTCTGCCAGCACATGCTGGGCCTGCCGTCACCGCTGGCCAACGCCGACGGCAGCCTCGGCTGGCAGGTCGACGACGCCTCGCAGCGGCTGATCGTGCGGGAGGGTCCGGCCGACGACCTGGCGGCGCTGGGCTTCGAATGTGCCGACGAGGCCGCGCTGGAGCGCTTGCTCGCGCGCCTGCGGCAGGGCCGCGTCGCCGTCGAGGCGGCGGACGCCGCATCGCGCGAGGCCCGTCGCGTGCAGCGCCTGCATCACTGCACCGACCCGGCCGGCAACACCATCGAGCTGTTCACCGGCCTCGCCCCAGCCGCCCAGCCCTTTGCGTCTGCAGCCTTCCCGGCAGGCTTTCGCACCGGCGACCTCGGCCTCGGCCATGCGGTGCTCGTATCGAGCGAACTGGAGGCCATGGAAGCCTTCTACGCCCTGCTCGGCTTCGGCGTGACCGAGCGGCTCGCCACGCGCGTGGGCCCGATGGACATTCGCGGCGTGTTCATGCACTGCAACCAGCGCCACCACTCCATTGCGCTGTTCGACATGCCGCTCGCCAGGCGCATCCACCATTTCATGCTGCAGGCCGAGCGCCTCATCGACATCGGCATTGCCTTCGAGCGGGCGCAGCGCCACAAGGTGCCGCTGTCGCTGGCGCTGGGCCAGCATCCCGACCCGGACGGCACCTTCTCCTTCTACGGCGCCACGCCTTCGGGCTTCGACTTCGAGATCGGCGCCGGCACGCAGACCATCGACCCCGCGGGCTGGCAGCCCCAGCACACCGACGTGACCAGCGCCTGGGGCCACAAGCCAAGCCTGAGGCTGCAGCTGAGGATGGCCGCCGGCCTGATCGCGCGCAAGGTCTCCGGCGCGCCGCGCCGCGCAAAGGAGCTGGCATGA
- a CDS encoding FKBP-type peptidyl-prolyl cis-trans isomerase: MKIHKDTVVTLRYKVADATTSKLIEDSREPMVYLHGGYDNTFPKIEAALEGKEAGFQTTLHLVPGDAFGERDESLLRTISKSDFPPGVKVGGQLEGRNDKGEAQVFNVVKIKGPQVILDGNHPLAGKSLKFSLSVTGVRAATQEEIAHRHVHGEHGHHH; the protein is encoded by the coding sequence ATGAAAATCCACAAAGACACCGTCGTGACCCTGCGCTACAAGGTCGCCGACGCCACCACGAGCAAGCTGATCGAAGACAGCCGCGAGCCGATGGTCTATCTCCACGGCGGCTACGACAACACCTTTCCCAAGATCGAAGCTGCTCTCGAGGGCAAGGAAGCGGGCTTCCAGACCACGCTGCACCTGGTGCCCGGCGATGCCTTCGGCGAGCGCGACGAGTCGCTGCTGCGCACCATCTCGAAGTCGGACTTCCCGCCCGGCGTCAAGGTCGGGGGTCAGCTCGAGGGCCGCAACGACAAGGGCGAAGCGCAGGTCTTCAACGTGGTGAAGATCAAGGGCCCGCAGGTGATCCTCGACGGCAATCACCCGCTCGCGGGCAAGTCACTCAAGTTCAGCCTGAGCGTGACCGGCGTACGCGCTGCGACGCAGGAAGAGATTGCGCATCGCCACGTGCATGGCGAGCACGGGCACCATCACTGA
- a CDS encoding TetR/AcrR family transcriptional regulator, translating into MPDALAESVWRPQPGLGKRERTRVQLVQAAIRVFTARGFAAATMQELAAVAGMTTGTVYNHFKTKDEVARAVALLLADTLCRRIDDSQQGIAEGAQRMAIGNQRYIWLAEQSPQWALMTLDVAAAAPELLLQIRHYALADLRLGVKQKAFRIPNEAAAMDVINGTIAQAMRSVALGLAPPNHGRAVATCVLRGLGMEAAAAKEVAYRPLPPFPPLGETPAARAKTAAKSKRG; encoded by the coding sequence TTGCCAGATGCCCTGGCCGAAAGCGTATGGCGGCCGCAGCCGGGTCTGGGCAAGCGGGAGCGAACGCGGGTCCAGCTGGTGCAGGCGGCGATCCGGGTATTCACGGCGCGCGGCTTCGCCGCCGCGACCATGCAGGAGCTGGCGGCCGTGGCCGGCATGACCACCGGCACGGTCTACAACCATTTCAAGACAAAGGACGAGGTGGCGCGCGCGGTGGCGCTACTGCTGGCCGACACGCTGTGCCGCCGGATCGACGACAGCCAGCAGGGCATTGCGGAGGGCGCGCAGCGCATGGCGATCGGCAACCAGCGCTACATCTGGCTGGCCGAGCAGAGCCCGCAATGGGCGCTGATGACGCTGGACGTGGCGGCCGCTGCGCCCGAGCTGCTGCTTCAGATCCGCCACTACGCGCTGGCCGACCTGCGGCTGGGCGTAAAGCAGAAGGCCTTCCGCATTCCCAACGAGGCAGCGGCAATGGATGTGATCAACGGCACCATCGCGCAGGCCATGCGCAGCGTGGCCCTCGGACTGGCACCCCCGAACCACGGTCGCGCGGTGGCGACCTGCGTGCTGCGCGGGCTGGGGATGGAGGCTGCGGCGGCCAAGGAGGTGGCGTATCGGCCACTGCCGCCGTTTCCGCCGCTCGGCGAAACGCCTGCTGCGCGCGCGAAGACGGCGGCCAAGTCAAAGCGTGGCTAG
- a CDS encoding YihY/virulence factor BrkB family protein, whose protein sequence is MNLKHLYELCRQSVSAWVDDYAPSMGAAISYYTIFSLTPLLVIVIAIAGALFGREAAQGQIVEQISGLVGREGATAVEAMLRSVSEPDKGLIAGLISAVVLLVGATTVFAELQSALDRIWHVPEREKPSGVWAVLRARLLSFGLILGLAFLLIVSLVVSAVLAAFGTWFGGLLPGWELLLHVLNLVISLAIMTLLFAMIFKLMPTATIAWRDVWIGAFVTALLFELGKFGIGLYLGKSGVNESFAAAGSLVLLVAWVYYAAQIFLLGAEFTKVYAHAHGSTAGTKAVEATKAAAAQADAGTDCIDGKNQQPALAEPAPDYSAIGLTARTQEEIDRRVDRASATLLRQMLWLGALTLGNVLAEHWARRQRKAGRRRAATPRQRSR, encoded by the coding sequence ATGAACCTCAAGCACCTCTACGAACTCTGCCGCCAATCCGTGAGCGCCTGGGTCGACGACTACGCGCCGAGCATGGGCGCCGCGATTTCCTACTACACGATCTTTTCGCTCACGCCGCTGCTGGTGATCGTGATCGCGATCGCGGGCGCACTGTTCGGACGAGAGGCGGCGCAGGGGCAGATCGTCGAGCAGATCTCCGGGCTAGTCGGGCGCGAAGGGGCCACTGCTGTGGAGGCCATGCTGCGCAGCGTGAGCGAGCCCGACAAGGGCTTGATCGCAGGGCTGATCAGCGCGGTCGTGCTGCTGGTCGGCGCCACCACGGTGTTCGCCGAACTGCAGAGCGCGCTCGACCGCATATGGCATGTGCCGGAGCGCGAGAAGCCCTCCGGCGTATGGGCGGTGTTGCGCGCTCGCCTCCTGTCGTTCGGCCTGATTCTCGGGCTGGCTTTCCTGTTGATCGTGTCGCTGGTCGTGAGCGCGGTGTTGGCTGCCTTCGGCACCTGGTTCGGCGGATTGCTGCCGGGCTGGGAGCTGCTGCTGCACGTGCTCAACCTCGTGATCTCGCTCGCGATCATGACCTTGCTCTTCGCGATGATCTTCAAACTGATGCCGACCGCGACCATCGCGTGGCGCGACGTCTGGATCGGCGCCTTCGTGACCGCCCTGCTCTTCGAGCTCGGCAAATTCGGCATCGGTCTGTACCTCGGCAAGAGCGGCGTCAACGAGTCTTTTGCTGCCGCTGGCTCGCTGGTGCTGCTCGTGGCGTGGGTGTATTACGCGGCACAAATTTTCCTGCTCGGTGCCGAGTTCACCAAGGTCTACGCCCACGCGCACGGGTCGACCGCGGGCACGAAGGCGGTAGAGGCCACCAAGGCTGCGGCGGCGCAAGCGGACGCGGGAACGGACTGCATCGATGGCAAGAACCAGCAGCCGGCGCTCGCCGAACCAGCGCCGGACTACTCCGCCATCGGCCTCACGGCGCGCACCCAGGAGGAGATCGACCGCCGCGTGGACCGGGCGAGCGCCACGCTGCTGCGACAGATGCTGTGGCTGGGTGCGCTCACGCTCGGCAACGTACTGGCCGAGCACTGGGCCCGGCGCCAGCGCAAGGCCGGCCGCCGCCGGGCCGCTACACCGCGCCAACGCTCCCGGTGA
- a CDS encoding SDR family oxidoreductase: MSFAASSASPSAYQLFQVVVLTGASSGIGRATALAFAGEGADLVLAARERESLEVVAAECSEAGARVLVQPTDVTDPAAVKRLADAALERFGQIDVWINNVGVGAIGLFDQTPIDAHRRVVEANLLGHMHGAHAVLPHFRARGCGTLINMISVGGWVSSPYAAAYSASKFGLRGFSEALRAELTDLPQVHVCDVYPTFVDTPGVTHGANYSGHRLSPPPGLVDPRRVAEVLLSLSRRPRASTYLGVGARLGIWGHAMAPHLMGRMMRWVSERSLERAEPRPQTDGNLFTPSRGHAIDGGFTASRPSHPSAAAVGIAAGALGAVALAGWWALRRHRPASD, translated from the coding sequence ATGTCCTTCGCTGCTTCCTCCGCTTCCCCTTCCGCGTACCAGCTCTTCCAGGTCGTGGTCCTCACTGGCGCATCGAGCGGGATCGGGCGCGCTACCGCACTCGCCTTTGCCGGCGAAGGTGCCGACCTGGTGCTCGCCGCGCGTGAGCGCGAATCGCTCGAGGTCGTTGCCGCCGAGTGCAGCGAGGCGGGTGCGCGCGTGCTGGTCCAGCCCACCGACGTCACCGACCCTGCGGCCGTCAAGCGCCTGGCCGACGCGGCCCTGGAGCGCTTCGGCCAGATCGACGTGTGGATCAACAACGTCGGGGTGGGCGCCATCGGCCTGTTCGACCAGACGCCCATCGACGCGCACCGCCGCGTGGTCGAGGCCAATTTGCTCGGGCACATGCACGGCGCCCACGCGGTGCTCCCGCACTTTCGCGCCCGCGGCTGCGGCACGCTGATCAACATGATCTCCGTGGGCGGCTGGGTGTCATCGCCCTATGCTGCGGCCTACAGCGCCAGCAAGTTCGGACTGCGCGGCTTTTCGGAGGCGCTGCGTGCCGAATTGACGGACCTGCCGCAGGTGCATGTGTGCGACGTCTATCCCACCTTCGTCGACACGCCCGGGGTCACGCACGGCGCGAACTACAGCGGCCACCGGCTGAGCCCGCCTCCGGGCCTGGTCGATCCGCGCCGCGTGGCCGAGGTCCTGTTGTCGCTCAGCCGCAGGCCACGCGCTTCGACCTACCTCGGCGTGGGGGCCCGGCTGGGCATCTGGGGCCATGCGATGGCGCCCCATCTGATGGGACGGATGATGAGGTGGGTGAGCGAGCGCTCGCTGGAACGCGCCGAGCCAAGGCCGCAGACCGACGGCAACCTGTTCACCCCCTCGCGCGGGCATGCGATCGACGGCGGCTTCACGGCATCGAGACCGAGCCACCCGTCCGCCGCGGCGGTGGGCATCGCAGCAGGCGCACTGGGCGCAGTGGCGCTCGCGGGCTGGTGGGCGCTGCGACGGCACAGGCCTGCAAGCGACTGA
- a CDS encoding plasmid stabilization protein has product MPRGDKSSYTDKQKRQAEHIEEGYEHRGVGEKEAERRAWATVNAETGGGKKSGSGRGKAENHAPSRKGGHKGGAASAGRTAAQRSASAKKAAATRKRNAAAH; this is encoded by the coding sequence ATGCCCAGAGGTGACAAGTCGTCCTATACGGACAAGCAGAAACGTCAGGCCGAGCACATCGAGGAAGGCTACGAGCATCGCGGAGTGGGCGAGAAGGAAGCCGAGCGCCGCGCCTGGGCCACGGTGAATGCCGAGACCGGTGGCGGCAAGAAGAGCGGCTCAGGCCGCGGCAAGGCCGAGAACCATGCGCCATCCCGCAAGGGCGGCCACAAGGGTGGCGCCGCGTCCGCCGGCCGCACTGCGGCGCAGCGTTCGGCTTCGGCCAAGAAGGCGGCTGCTACGCGTAAGCGCAATGCAGCGGCCCATTGA